From a single Planctellipticum variicoloris genomic region:
- a CDS encoding glycosyltransferase family 2 protein, with product MPNRPPLAEVLASVVLPVFNESQVLLRLVEAVDDAFADLPCDYEIVFVDDGSTDGSADLLDDLAADHPEIRVVHFSRNFGHQAAVQAGLVHASGDLLIVMDSDLQDDPAAIPRMIEQWEQGFDVVYAVRTERKESWWKRSLFHAFYRVLNAISNTPIPADAGNFGLIDRRVAEQVAHLVDCDRFFPGLRRWVGFRQTGILVERLARYDEKPRVSLAGLFRLAKTAIFSFSTFPLTIFYIFAGLSLSVFVAVTLFALYHRLVTGLAIPGWTSITLVAAFFGALNALGIAILGEYVTRIFDQVRARPQFIVARTANLEDSHRPRIGGGVQFDAPVSSDIAWTRRARASV from the coding sequence ATGCCAAATCGCCCCCCACTTGCGGAAGTTCTGGCGTCCGTCGTCCTGCCTGTTTTCAACGAATCCCAGGTTTTGCTGCGGCTCGTCGAAGCGGTCGACGACGCCTTTGCCGACCTCCCCTGCGACTATGAAATCGTCTTCGTCGACGATGGGTCCACCGACGGATCCGCCGATCTCCTCGACGACCTCGCCGCCGACCATCCGGAAATCCGCGTCGTCCATTTCTCGCGGAACTTCGGTCACCAGGCCGCCGTGCAGGCGGGACTCGTGCATGCCTCGGGGGACCTGTTGATCGTCATGGATTCCGACCTGCAGGACGACCCGGCGGCGATCCCGCGCATGATCGAACAGTGGGAACAGGGGTTCGACGTCGTCTACGCCGTCCGGACCGAGCGCAAAGAATCGTGGTGGAAGCGTTCGCTGTTTCATGCCTTCTATCGCGTGCTCAACGCGATCTCGAACACCCCCATCCCGGCGGACGCCGGGAACTTCGGCCTGATCGATCGCCGCGTCGCCGAGCAGGTCGCCCATCTGGTCGACTGCGACCGGTTCTTTCCGGGCCTGCGGCGCTGGGTCGGCTTCCGCCAGACGGGCATTCTGGTGGAGCGGCTGGCGCGTTACGACGAGAAGCCGCGCGTTTCCCTCGCGGGCCTGTTCCGCCTGGCGAAGACGGCGATCTTCTCGTTCTCGACCTTCCCGCTGACGATCTTCTACATCTTCGCCGGGCTGTCGCTGTCGGTCTTCGTCGCCGTGACGCTGTTTGCGTTGTATCACCGTCTGGTGACCGGACTGGCGATTCCGGGCTGGACATCGATCACGCTGGTTGCGGCGTTCTTTGGCGCGCTCAACGCACTGGGGATCGCCATCCTCGGCGAATACGTCACCCGGATCTTCGATCAGGTCCGGGCGCGGCCGCAGTTTATCGTCGCCCGGACGGCGAATCTGGAGGATTCCCACCGCCCGCGAATCGGCGGCGGAGTCCAATTCGACGCCCCTGTCTCGTCCGACATCGCCTGGACCCGTCGCGCCAGGGCCTCCGTCTGA
- a CDS encoding class I SAM-dependent methyltransferase produces MTATITPMTSAHLQELIDLEERYWWHISKRRLVGSLLQRFAPPAGNLVEGGVGSARNLREWEQMGYRAEGFDLMPESVEHACQRGLTARVHDLEQPWPVESGSCRAVVLLDVIEHTAHPETVLQHAADVLAPGGCAIVTVPAYPSLYSQWDRLLGHYRRYTRHELRREAREAGLSVEWLSHWNSVSLPPALFLRTLERLTAGRKESEFPRVSSWLNAALCAALTLERRLLSWVRVPCGLSLVAVLRKS; encoded by the coding sequence ATGACCGCCACGATCACTCCGATGACGTCCGCCCATCTGCAGGAATTGATCGATCTCGAAGAGCGTTACTGGTGGCACATTTCCAAGCGCCGCCTGGTCGGCAGCCTGTTGCAGCGGTTCGCCCCTCCCGCGGGAAATCTCGTGGAAGGGGGAGTCGGTTCGGCACGCAACCTGCGCGAGTGGGAGCAAATGGGATACCGGGCCGAAGGATTCGACCTGATGCCCGAGTCGGTCGAGCATGCCTGTCAACGCGGTTTGACGGCCCGCGTTCACGATCTGGAACAGCCGTGGCCCGTCGAGTCCGGAAGCTGTCGCGCCGTCGTCCTGCTCGACGTGATCGAGCACACGGCGCATCCCGAAACGGTTCTGCAGCATGCAGCGGATGTACTGGCGCCGGGCGGGTGTGCAATCGTCACCGTGCCGGCCTATCCGTCGCTTTACAGCCAGTGGGATCGGCTGCTGGGCCACTACCGTCGCTACACCCGTCACGAACTGCGCCGCGAAGCGCGCGAAGCGGGGCTCAGCGTCGAGTGGCTGTCGCACTGGAATTCCGTATCACTGCCTCCCGCTCTGTTTCTGCGAACCCTCGAACGATTGACGGCCGGGAGGAAGGAGTCCGAGTTCCCGCGGGTCTCGTCGTGGCTCAACGCCGCCCTCTGCGCGGCGCTGACTCTGGAACGGCGGTTGCTTTCCTGGGTCCGTGTCCCCTGCGGACTGTCTTTAGTGGCGGTTTTGCGGAAATCCTGA
- a CDS encoding type II and III secretion system protein family protein — protein sequence MSGARFGRSGRRLAACTTLAGLIFSGTVPDLSAQPPAQVSTVGTVEKVTDLVDEVLSSEVELKVMKRRSKILRLKQDVYRAAVADPSLVEFVAYGAKEVEVIGKEVGSTTVTLWIGDENQPRLLSVLVNVVKDEGVDDTRRLEYGELQEMINELFPNSKVQLFPVADKVIVRGQARDEQEAVQIMSIIRRNADQQQNNAFNGGVGQGAWTAQGDAAQPFPDASKLPDATVVNMLRIPGEKQVLLKVRIAELKRSAIRKLGSNFAFNIDDIALASTLTTGGNILASGVFDNSSFNLVLSALSSNGTAKILAEPNLVTLSGQPANFIAGGEFAVPTVVGVGGAQAATTTFKGYGTQLAFTPTVLDKDRIRIHVAPTFSTLNKENTVGGVFGLDTRSVSTTVDLREGQVLAIAGLLQEQQRGSVDRIPLFGSIPILNAITANRTTSKDETELIVLVSPELVHAMEPEDAPSILPGMEVTDPDDLEFFIFGHIEGRQEVHHRSTVWAQYRDNLKHCRKASKSSDCYYINGPHGFSE from the coding sequence ATGTCGGGTGCTCGATTCGGGCGGTCGGGACGGAGGCTGGCGGCTTGTACGACGCTGGCGGGACTGATTTTCTCGGGGACCGTCCCCGATCTCTCGGCACAACCGCCGGCTCAAGTCTCGACGGTGGGAACCGTCGAGAAAGTCACCGATCTCGTCGACGAGGTCCTCTCGTCCGAAGTCGAACTGAAGGTGATGAAGCGGCGCTCGAAAATCCTGCGGCTGAAGCAGGACGTCTATCGCGCCGCGGTCGCCGATCCGTCTCTCGTGGAATTCGTCGCCTATGGCGCGAAGGAAGTCGAGGTCATCGGCAAAGAAGTCGGCAGCACGACCGTGACCCTCTGGATCGGCGATGAGAATCAGCCCCGGCTCCTGAGCGTCCTCGTGAACGTCGTCAAAGACGAAGGGGTCGACGACACCCGTCGCCTGGAATACGGCGAACTCCAGGAAATGATCAACGAGCTGTTTCCCAACAGCAAAGTGCAGCTCTTCCCGGTCGCCGACAAGGTGATCGTCCGCGGCCAGGCTCGCGACGAGCAGGAAGCGGTGCAGATCATGTCGATCATCCGCCGGAACGCGGATCAGCAGCAGAACAACGCCTTCAACGGCGGCGTCGGACAGGGGGCCTGGACGGCCCAGGGCGACGCCGCTCAGCCGTTCCCGGACGCCTCGAAGCTGCCGGACGCCACCGTCGTCAACATGCTGCGAATTCCGGGCGAGAAGCAGGTGCTGCTGAAGGTCCGGATCGCGGAACTCAAGCGATCCGCCATTCGCAAGCTCGGGTCCAACTTCGCGTTCAATATCGACGACATCGCGCTGGCGTCGACGCTCACCACGGGGGGGAACATCCTCGCCAGCGGCGTCTTCGACAACAGCAGCTTTAATCTTGTTCTGTCGGCTCTCTCGTCCAACGGGACTGCGAAAATTCTCGCGGAACCGAACCTGGTGACGCTCAGCGGGCAGCCCGCGAACTTCATCGCGGGCGGTGAATTCGCCGTCCCGACCGTCGTCGGCGTCGGCGGCGCCCAGGCGGCGACGACGACCTTCAAAGGCTACGGAACGCAGCTCGCGTTCACCCCGACCGTCCTCGACAAGGATCGGATCCGGATTCACGTCGCCCCCACGTTCAGCACGCTGAACAAGGAGAATACGGTCGGCGGCGTGTTCGGCCTCGATACGCGATCGGTCTCGACCACCGTCGACCTTCGCGAGGGGCAGGTCCTCGCCATCGCCGGACTCCTCCAGGAACAGCAGCGCGGCAGCGTGGATCGTATCCCGCTGTTCGGCAGCATCCCGATTCTGAACGCCATCACAGCGAACCGGACGACGTCGAAGGACGAAACCGAACTCATCGTTCTGGTCAGTCCCGAACTCGTGCACGCCATGGAGCCGGAAGACGCGCCGTCGATCCTGCCGGGGATGGAGGTCACCGATCCGGATGACCTGGAGTTCTTCATCTTCGGCCATATCGAAGGCCGGCAGGAAGTGCACCACCGCAGCACGGTGTGGGCGCAGTATCGCGACAATCTCAAGCACTGCCGCAAGGCGAGCAAGTCGAGCGACTGCTACTACATCAACGGACCGCACGGCTTTTCAGAATAG
- a CDS encoding tetratricopeptide repeat protein, with protein MMGINRAACGAFLALSPLLAIGCSGTGQRPVAAVKSPQAADQRLQMARQSERDGDLQKAEKLYLQLQQESPRNGEYAHRLGIIYTRNGAHLQAAEQFETALRASPQDARILSDAGYAEYLRGDLTAAARHLEQAMAQQKDNKRAVNNLALVYGHQGRFDESLALFRRFSPEPAALASLANIHRQRGEDDLALACFEEILELDPANAAASAAIASLAPRLPDVQTTAAVEKAPIQFIPDESSPSPAEEFVQADTQEPAVNELSFPTIPQEPQQETVFVEAPAAVEAPAVIAESMPAEEFEAPLPVTEAPTAVAAAPADDAFELPVIQPGNPDFAVQPEAAQVTIESGWQIESNEVQTRVLAPTAVPATAATTPDEDFFEVPEPVAAEVAATPETKLPTERVPTPAIPAATVLGMGGYCPVSLRNHREILEGAEAWEAEYNGVTYRFATPDALAEFHVDPESYIPVAGGLDVVAVREGRDVTSGSLEHATWFRDRLYLFASADTLAAFKNNARQFADGY; from the coding sequence ATGATGGGGATCAATCGCGCCGCCTGCGGTGCGTTCCTGGCGCTCTCGCCCTTGCTGGCGATCGGCTGCTCCGGGACCGGACAACGTCCCGTGGCGGCCGTGAAATCGCCGCAGGCCGCCGATCAGCGGCTGCAGATGGCCCGCCAGTCCGAACGGGACGGCGACCTGCAGAAAGCGGAGAAACTCTATCTGCAGCTTCAGCAGGAGTCTCCCCGGAACGGCGAATACGCTCACAGGCTGGGCATCATCTATACTCGGAACGGCGCGCACCTGCAGGCCGCCGAGCAGTTTGAAACTGCGCTCCGGGCCTCGCCGCAGGATGCCAGAATCCTCAGCGACGCCGGCTATGCCGAATATCTGCGGGGCGATCTGACCGCCGCCGCCCGGCATCTCGAACAGGCGATGGCGCAGCAGAAGGACAACAAGCGGGCCGTCAACAATCTGGCCCTCGTCTACGGTCACCAGGGACGGTTCGACGAGTCGCTGGCCCTGTTCCGGCGATTCAGCCCGGAGCCCGCCGCCCTGGCCAGCCTGGCCAATATCCATCGCCAGCGCGGCGAGGACGACCTGGCCCTCGCATGCTTCGAAGAAATCCTCGAACTTGACCCGGCCAACGCCGCGGCCTCAGCGGCGATCGCCAGCCTGGCTCCCAGACTGCCGGACGTGCAGACCACCGCCGCCGTCGAGAAGGCTCCGATTCAGTTCATCCCGGACGAAAGCTCGCCGTCGCCCGCCGAAGAGTTTGTCCAGGCGGACACGCAGGAACCGGCGGTTAACGAGCTGTCGTTCCCGACGATTCCCCAAGAGCCTCAGCAGGAAACCGTCTTCGTCGAAGCTCCCGCGGCCGTCGAAGCCCCGGCGGTCATTGCCGAGTCGATGCCTGCCGAGGAGTTCGAAGCGCCGCTGCCCGTGACCGAAGCTCCGACGGCTGTCGCCGCGGCGCCCGCGGACGATGCCTTCGAACTGCCCGTGATTCAGCCCGGCAATCCGGACTTTGCCGTGCAGCCCGAGGCCGCGCAGGTCACGATCGAATCCGGCTGGCAGATCGAATCCAACGAAGTCCAGACTCGCGTTCTGGCCCCGACGGCCGTCCCGGCGACCGCCGCCACGACGCCGGACGAAGACTTCTTTGAAGTTCCGGAACCGGTTGCGGCCGAGGTCGCTGCGACTCCTGAGACGAAGCTGCCGACCGAACGCGTTCCGACCCCGGCGATCCCCGCCGCCACGGTTCTGGGAATGGGCGGATACTGCCCAGTCAGCCTGCGGAACCACCGGGAGATCCTGGAAGGCGCCGAGGCCTGGGAAGCGGAATACAACGGAGTGACCTATCGCTTCGCGACACCCGACGCGCTGGCCGAATTCCACGTCGATCCGGAATCCTACATTCCGGTGGCGGGCGGGCTGGATGTGGTCGCAGTTCGCGAAGGTCGAGACGTCACTTCCGGCTCTCTGGAACATGCGACCTGGTTCCGGGATCGCCTCTACCTGTTCGCCTCCGCAGACACGCTGGCGGCCTTCAAGAACAACGCCCGCCAGTTCGCTGACGGCTACTGA
- a CDS encoding sulfatase, whose protein sequence is MNVLRFGIRACLALVIAGCGGQPPQVVEARRVDLGDAQAAPAGAPSSNDTDPGTPPDDAVPPPKSGVIGALRELVKSSSVFEEAGQSQGLDEMLTEADELLDRVRAENRDALRQVNRQVRLGPSVNILLITVSQLDAADLADSPSTPNLQQLVRRGATFPNYYAGSSTPAVAWWSLLTGQTSGRWAGRETDLLLQKDDHTLGSALWQAGYTTLFNGHWRMPSDQVVDLPLSHGYDQWFGPAVPSGRLPASPELVWSNTGRLRVKPRPADEPPHAWLPLLADDAVRSLPPRERRPWFLHCAWPLRASNSADERRAAVAELDTAIGRLLARLDEAQLTGNTVILLAGESSPQAGDGSLTEDALRSVLVVVPPGASPKSSVCDDPVAAWDLLPTLLDIGRAQRKPRPLDGVSLWPALGGVELPADRVLYWKRPGASGEQVVRMGPWRAAVAANSKQVRLYNLQTDPESQTDVAGQHPEVLAKVIRQPAAPAQ, encoded by the coding sequence GTGAACGTCTTGCGTTTCGGAATACGGGCCTGCCTCGCGTTGGTCATTGCCGGCTGTGGCGGACAGCCGCCGCAGGTCGTTGAGGCCCGGCGTGTCGACCTCGGCGACGCCCAGGCCGCTCCCGCGGGCGCTCCGTCCTCGAACGATACCGATCCGGGTACGCCTCCCGACGATGCCGTTCCGCCCCCGAAATCGGGCGTCATCGGCGCCCTCCGCGAGCTGGTCAAGTCGTCGTCGGTCTTTGAAGAAGCGGGGCAATCGCAGGGCCTCGACGAGATGCTCACCGAGGCCGATGAACTGCTCGACCGCGTCCGGGCCGAGAACCGCGACGCGCTGCGCCAGGTCAATCGGCAGGTCCGTCTGGGCCCCTCCGTCAACATACTCCTGATCACCGTCAGCCAGCTCGACGCCGCAGATCTGGCCGACAGCCCGTCGACGCCGAACCTGCAGCAACTTGTCCGCCGCGGCGCGACTTTCCCGAATTACTACGCGGGAAGTTCGACACCTGCAGTCGCCTGGTGGTCCCTCCTGACCGGACAGACCAGCGGTCGCTGGGCGGGACGCGAAACCGACCTGCTGCTGCAGAAGGACGATCACACGCTCGGGTCCGCCCTCTGGCAGGCCGGCTACACGACGCTCTTCAACGGCCACTGGCGGATGCCCTCCGACCAGGTCGTCGATCTGCCGTTGTCGCACGGCTACGATCAGTGGTTCGGCCCGGCCGTCCCGTCGGGGCGACTTCCCGCGAGCCCGGAACTCGTCTGGAGCAACACCGGCCGACTCCGGGTCAAGCCCCGCCCGGCCGACGAGCCGCCCCATGCCTGGTTGCCATTGCTGGCCGATGACGCCGTCCGCAGCCTGCCTCCGCGCGAGCGACGCCCCTGGTTCCTGCACTGCGCCTGGCCGCTGCGCGCGTCCAACTCAGCCGATGAACGTCGGGCGGCCGTAGCAGAGCTGGATACCGCGATCGGCCGGCTGCTCGCCCGGCTGGACGAGGCGCAACTCACGGGAAATACGGTGATCCTGCTGGCCGGTGAATCGAGCCCTCAGGCCGGCGACGGCAGTCTCACGGAAGACGCCCTCCGCAGCGTGCTGGTGGTGGTTCCCCCGGGTGCGTCGCCCAAGTCGTCCGTCTGCGACGATCCCGTGGCCGCCTGGGATCTGCTGCCGACCCTGCTCGACATCGGTCGAGCACAACGCAAGCCCCGCCCCCTGGACGGCGTCTCATTGTGGCCGGCGCTGGGCGGCGTGGAATTGCCGGCCGACCGCGTGCTCTACTGGAAGCGACCGGGGGCCAGCGGCGAACAGGTTGTTCGGATGGGACCCTGGCGCGCGGCTGTTGCGGCGAACTCGAAGCAGGTCCGCCTCTACAATCTGCAGACCGACCCCGAGTCGCAGACCGACGTCGCCGGGCAGCATCCGGAGGTCCTGGCCAAAGTCATTCGCCAGCCGGCCGCCCCAGCCCAATAG
- a CDS encoding VWA domain-containing protein — MPGFEYSRWDGSQSFSPQSADELFDKLSEYLYQYGGELLDNLNDWEQEHPDVIDMLVKQGYVEKDSEGKYRITPRGIRRTETKALEQLFDVRGRGSLGRHDTDFRGAGQIQHEDSRPYQYGDPVSNLNLHETLRNAIQRQSGGPPIRITEDDLVVHETEYQTACATVVLLDMSGSMTRYGKYGAAKKVAMGLQALVRDKYRGDSIEVIGFYSYASPVNERELLLSAPKPVSIFDSRVRLRINLDQPKGFVPQHFTNIHAGLQLARRTLQRKSTQNRQIIVITDGEPTAHMEGRDLLLIYPPCEQTARVTLAEAKRCAAEGIHISSFALIEDYFYLDLVNFVQQMARVTGGVAAYCNADDLGGIVVESFVGGRRRRRSG, encoded by the coding sequence ATGCCCGGTTTCGAGTATTCCCGCTGGGACGGTTCGCAGTCCTTTTCGCCGCAATCCGCCGACGAACTGTTCGACAAGCTCTCCGAGTACCTCTACCAGTACGGCGGCGAACTGCTCGATAACCTTAATGACTGGGAGCAGGAGCACCCCGACGTCATCGACATGCTCGTCAAGCAGGGCTACGTCGAAAAAGACAGCGAGGGGAAATACCGCATCACCCCCCGCGGCATCCGCCGGACCGAGACCAAAGCCCTCGAACAGCTCTTCGACGTGCGCGGCCGGGGATCGCTGGGCCGGCACGACACCGACTTCCGCGGGGCGGGGCAGATCCAGCACGAGGACAGCCGCCCCTACCAGTACGGCGATCCCGTCTCCAACCTCAACCTGCACGAGACGCTGCGCAACGCGATCCAGCGACAATCGGGCGGCCCGCCGATCCGGATCACCGAAGACGACCTCGTCGTCCACGAAACCGAGTATCAGACGGCCTGCGCGACGGTCGTGCTGCTCGATATGTCCGGCAGCATGACTCGCTACGGAAAATACGGAGCCGCTAAGAAAGTCGCGATGGGCCTGCAGGCCCTCGTCCGCGACAAGTACCGCGGCGACTCGATTGAAGTCATCGGCTTCTACTCATACGCCTCCCCCGTCAACGAGCGCGAGCTGCTCCTTTCCGCGCCGAAGCCGGTCAGCATCTTCGATTCCCGCGTCCGGTTGCGGATTAATCTCGACCAGCCGAAAGGCTTCGTGCCACAGCACTTCACGAACATCCACGCGGGTCTGCAGCTCGCCCGCCGGACGTTGCAGCGCAAGTCGACGCAGAACCGACAGATTATCGTGATCACCGACGGCGAACCGACTGCCCACATGGAAGGCCGCGATCTGCTGCTGATCTATCCCCCCTGCGAACAGACCGCGCGCGTGACCCTGGCCGAGGCCAAACGCTGCGCCGCCGAGGGGATCCATATCTCAAGCTTCGCCCTGATCGAAGACTACTTCTACCTGGACCTCGTCAATTTCGTGCAGCAGATGGCCCGCGTCACCGGCGGCGTCGCCGCCTACTGCAACGCGGATGACCTGGGGGGCATCGTGGTGGAGAGCTTTGTGGGGGGGCGGCGGCGGAGAAGAAGTGGCTAG
- a CDS encoding DUF1559 domain-containing protein, whose translation MRNHRKPAGFTLIELLVVIAIIGVLVALLLPAVQQAREAARRTQCKNNLKQLGLGLHNYHDAHNIFPPAYIGAIGTAGTAFGVTYPDDNANGPSGFGWGTLLLPYIDQAPLYNSLDFTQPCWSPAFSAAAQTKLAAFLCPSAVGGSDGFVVERWTSGSSAAPASPVPFSPQFRFAHAHYVTNAGIHQPWGRAPAYSNDFSQSEPIPATGKSATQDGPFYRNSKIRVADVIDGLSSTIFLGEHTSSLSNKTWFGTVPYAATCPKPGWPSECNSAGCLVGAHSGPDTHDHPQVIIHAPNNPFGHTDQMHADHVGGAHILLGDGSVRFVSQFMDVFAWVALSTRNGSEVVSEF comes from the coding sequence ATGAGAAACCACCGAAAACCCGCTGGATTCACGCTGATCGAGCTGCTGGTGGTCATCGCGATCATCGGCGTCCTGGTCGCACTGCTCCTCCCGGCCGTCCAGCAGGCCCGCGAAGCCGCCCGGCGAACCCAGTGCAAGAACAATCTGAAACAGCTCGGACTGGGGCTGCACAACTACCACGATGCCCACAACATCTTTCCCCCGGCGTACATCGGCGCAATCGGGACGGCCGGGACCGCGTTCGGCGTGACCTATCCCGACGACAACGCGAACGGACCGTCGGGGTTCGGCTGGGGAACGCTGCTCCTGCCCTACATCGATCAGGCGCCCCTTTACAACAGTCTGGACTTCACGCAGCCCTGCTGGTCCCCTGCCTTCAGTGCCGCCGCCCAGACGAAGCTGGCGGCGTTTCTGTGCCCCTCGGCCGTCGGCGGCAGCGACGGATTCGTGGTGGAACGCTGGACCAGCGGCAGCTCGGCTGCGCCGGCCAGTCCGGTTCCGTTCTCGCCGCAGTTCCGGTTCGCTCACGCGCACTACGTGACCAACGCGGGGATTCATCAGCCGTGGGGTCGGGCCCCGGCCTATTCCAACGACTTTTCGCAGTCCGAGCCGATCCCGGCGACGGGGAAGTCGGCGACGCAGGACGGGCCGTTCTACCGGAACTCGAAGATTCGCGTGGCCGATGTGATTGACGGGTTGTCGAGCACCATCTTCCTGGGTGAGCACACGTCATCGCTGAGCAATAAAACCTGGTTCGGAACGGTGCCTTACGCGGCGACCTGTCCGAAGCCGGGCTGGCCGTCCGAGTGCAACAGTGCCGGGTGCCTGGTGGGGGCGCACAGCGGGCCGGACACGCACGACCATCCGCAGGTCATCATTCACGCGCCGAACAATCCGTTCGGGCATACCGACCAGATGCACGCCGATCACGTCGGAGGCGCCCACATTCTGCTGGGGGACGGGTCGGTCCGGTTCGTGTCGCAATTCATGGACGTCTTCGCGTGGGTCGCGCTGAGCACGCGCAACGGCAGCGAAGTGGTGAGCGAGTTCTAA
- a CDS encoding AAA family ATPase has translation MSEMNLQRGLEDLRFILEHAAKILGEPVRPCSLYWELSNAVQQRCRFTRTLGIDGLPPIYTFNSGAIGRTVDCGLQEVEVRTDNGIIPALRLSNPFDGTCGDTFNQVWLIPARDYARFYRFARRLGETTLQTVSPIMDPDEQKRLWDHTIGFLETGEAALKRFGIAVKRGVLLMGDPGNGKTMACRWLQAEAASRGYEWRNVTVENFEAHRTHGSASTLFDLSSPGFVMFDDFDAGLRHRDQTGGTSPEHSLFLAELDGLKVRHGVVFLFTSNARLSELDPAFRRPGRIDQVIHFPQPDAQLRRRLLVEAWPREITAEIPLDEVVAATGGCSFAEIDELKKLLVLRYLETDAWDWPWVWQEFRNRLDEARHARPLGFHAVA, from the coding sequence ATGTCCGAAATGAACCTGCAGCGCGGCCTGGAAGACCTCCGGTTCATCCTCGAACATGCCGCGAAGATCCTGGGCGAGCCGGTTCGCCCCTGCTCGCTCTACTGGGAGCTGTCCAACGCGGTGCAGCAGCGCTGTCGCTTCACGCGCACGCTCGGCATCGACGGCCTTCCCCCGATCTACACCTTCAACTCAGGGGCCATCGGCCGGACGGTCGACTGCGGCCTCCAGGAAGTCGAAGTCCGCACCGACAACGGCATCATTCCCGCGCTTCGGCTTTCCAATCCTTTCGACGGCACCTGCGGCGACACGTTCAACCAGGTCTGGCTGATCCCCGCGCGCGACTATGCCCGATTCTATCGCTTCGCCCGCCGGCTTGGCGAAACGACTCTGCAGACCGTCTCGCCCATTATGGATCCCGACGAGCAGAAGCGGCTCTGGGACCACACGATCGGTTTCCTCGAAACGGGCGAAGCCGCCCTCAAGCGGTTCGGCATCGCCGTCAAACGGGGCGTGCTCCTGATGGGCGATCCCGGCAACGGCAAAACGATGGCCTGCCGCTGGCTGCAGGCCGAGGCTGCGAGCCGGGGTTACGAATGGCGGAACGTGACCGTCGAGAACTTCGAAGCGCATCGCACGCACGGCTCGGCCAGCACTTTGTTCGACCTCAGCAGCCCCGGCTTCGTGATGTTCGACGACTTCGACGCCGGTCTCCGTCACCGCGACCAGACTGGCGGTACGTCGCCGGAACACAGCCTGTTCCTCGCCGAGCTGGACGGCCTCAAAGTCCGGCACGGCGTCGTGTTTCTGTTCACCTCCAATGCCCGCCTGAGCGAGCTCGATCCCGCCTTCCGACGTCCCGGCCGGATCGACCAGGTGATCCACTTTCCGCAGCCCGACGCCCAGCTCCGCCGTCGTCTGCTGGTCGAAGCCTGGCCCCGCGAGATCACCGCCGAGATCCCGCTGGACGAGGTCGTCGCGGCGACCGGCGGCTGCTCGTTCGCCGAGATCGACGAGTTGAAGAAGCTCCTGGTTCTGCGGTATCTCGAAACGGATGCCTGGGACTGGCCGTGGGTCTGGCAGGAATTCCGGAACCGTCTGGACGAAGCCCGCCACGCGCGTCCGCTCGGTTTCCACGCCGTCGCGTAG